A stretch of the Hydra vulgaris chromosome 09, alternate assembly HydraT2T_AEP genome encodes the following:
- the LOC136085575 gene encoding ATP-dependent DNA helicase PIF1-like — MLSLQQQKALQWLDKGKNFFITGGAGCGKSYIVKEIAQSIQIYKTIHITASTGKAAHLLNGVTIHAFAGIETGVKSLDYSKRHLHPDIKKTWLETDVLIIDEISMINAQTFNLLHLIACEIKQCYDELFGGIQVIACGDFFELPPVKGEFVFNSKIWQQYMTEVLVLTECFRQKEDAQFFGALNEIRFGQVSDQTIDYFMTRCFETDENLNTKYTRLFFRNMEVDVYNNKKMESIKYEGYWFYAKDVIKNPNIQCSFQIPAAVYLQIGAIVMLVRNINMEEGLCNVAIGTVILIENNVVWVNMNKKEVKIECVKEEIFDCSRAVVGSRFGLPLKLAFSFTLHKTQGSTMNKAVVQFISKAFNNSLYYASLSRVCNINDIFIINNNKIELQKIFKSITVDSDVLEFYKKYM, encoded by the coding sequence atgttatctttacaacaacaaaaagcgCTTCAATGGCTTGATAaaggaaagaatttttttattactggaGGTGCTGGATGTGGAAAAAGTTATATTGTCAAAGAAATTGCTCAaagtatacaaatttataaaacaatacataTTACTGCAAGTACAGGAAAAGCAGCTCATTTATTAAATGGTGTCACTATACATGCTTTTGCTGGTATAGAAACTGGTGTTAAAAGTTTAGATTATTCTAAACGTCATTTGCATCCtgacattaaaaaaacgtgGTTGGAAACTGATGTTTTAATTATTGATGAAATTTCAATGATTAACGctcaaacatttaatttattacatttaatagcTTGTGAAATTAAACAATGTTATGATGAATTATTTGGTGGTATACAAGTTATTGCTTGTGGTGATTTTTTCGAATTACCACCTGTCAAAggagaatttgtttttaattcaaaaatatggCAACAATACATGACGGAAGTTTTGGTTTTAACTGAATGCTTTAGACAAAAAGAAGATGCGCAATTTTTTGGAGCTTTAAATGAAATACGTTTTGGACAAGTTTCAGACCAAACTATCGATTATTTTATGACGCGTTGTTTTGAAACAGATGAAAATTTGAACACTAAATATAcgagattattttttagaaatatggAAGTcgatgtttataataataaaaaaatggagaGTATAAAATACGAAGGCTATTGGTTTTATGctaaagatgttattaaaaatccAAACATACAATGTTCGTTTCAGATTCCAGCAGCTGTTTATCTTCAAATAGGTGCTATTGTTATGCTTGTGAGAAATATCAATATGGAGGAAGGTTTGTGCAATGTTGCTATTGGTACAGtcattttaatagaaaataatgttgtttgggtaaatatgaataaaaaagaagtcaAAATTGAATGTGtcaaagaagaaatttttgattGCTCTCGTGCTGTTGTAGGCTCAAGATTCGGTTTACCTTTAAAATTAGCTTTTTCTTTTACTCTTCATAAAACTCAAGGAAGTACAATGAATAAAGCAGTTGTTCAATTTATTTCAAAGGCTTTTAATAATAGTCTTTATTATGCTTCTTTATCACGAGTTTgtaatattaatgatatttttataattaataataataaaatagaattacaaaaaatatttaaaagtatcaCTGTCGATTCTGATGTTttggaattttataaaaaatacatgtaa